CGCCTTCGTTGACTTCTAGAGTGGCCTGCACGTACCCGATAGCCTGCCCGGAACTTTTTTCTCGAATAATCCACTTCAGCCAACCCTGAGTTTCGTCCGCTGAGTGCCCCCGGCTTTGACGGGCATAACGTGAAGTTAATTCCTCCAGCGAAGGCGGTTCTCCGCCCGTGAACGTGTACAGGTTCGGTGAGGAGAGAACGCCAACCATCTCGGCGGCGTGTTCTTGCGTCAGGGGTTCCAACTCTAGATTGGGCGTTTCTATGGGTTGAGCCTGGGGCCAGTTCATCGGGTCATCCTCACTTTTACCGCACCAGTTCGTGCATTTCCCCGGCGCTGGTCAGGGCGAGCCAGTGCAGGGCGCGGCTGGCGGCGACGTACAGCAGGCGGCGTTCGTACTCCACGGCATTGTCGTAGGTCTGTTCGTTGGCCCCGGCGACGATGGCGGCGCTGAATTCCAGTCCCTTGGCCAGGTTCACGGGCAGGATCACCAGCCCGCCCTTGTAGCGGTGCTCCTGGGTGGTGATGGGCTGGGCGTCGGTGTCGAACTCGCGCAGTTCCTCGCTGAGGCGGTCGGCGTCGGCGGCGCGGCGCGTGACGATGGCAATGTTGGTGTGTCCGGCGGCGCGGGCGTCCTTCACGGCCTGGGCAATCAGGGGGCGTTCATCGGCCTGCCCGCTGTAGCGTTGCACTTCCGGGCCGTCGCGGTCTACGCCTCTGACGTCGGCGGCGCGGTTGTACGTGCTGGCAATGCGTGCGCCCAGCCCCGTAATCTGCCGGGTAGAGCGGAAGGTGCGACTCAGGGTCAGCACTTGCGCTCCGGACAGTTGCTCCTGCACGGCTTCCCAGCTACTCGGCCCCTTGTACCCGTGCATGCCCTGGTTCAAGTCGCCCAGCGCGGTGATGTGCCCGGTGCGGGCGGCACGTTGCAGGAGCGCGTACAGCAGGGGCGAGTAGTCCTGCGCTTCGTCCAGCACCACGTGATCGAAGGGTTCCAGGGTGCGCCCCACGACCCGCCCGATGCCCCCGGTGAAGGCTTGCACGGCCAGCATCAGCGGGAGTTCAGTCACGTCCGCGTGGGCGCGGCGCGGCGCAGGAATGCCCGAAAGTGGGTCGGCCAGCAGCAGGCGGATTTCCTTCTCGGTCAGCAGGCCGCTGGCGCCCAGCGCCGCCTGATCGGTGAGGAGGCGCCGGGCCTCGGTGACGGGCGTGGTGCTGGCGAAAATGCGGCCCAGCAGCGTGGTGAACGGCGTGGAGAGTTGCCGCTGGGCGCTGATTTCCTCGTTTTCAGGGACGTTCAGTTGCGCGAGGGCCTGTTCTTCCAGCAAGCGGCGGTAACCGGCGCGGTACCCGTCGAGCGGGTCGGCGGCGAACACGTCGTGCAGCAGGCCGAACAGTTGCGCCTCGGTAAACGTGACGGTCTGCGGGTCGCGCCCGCGCACTTCCACTCGTTCGCTGAAACTCTGGCCCTGGATGGCGGCGTTGAACTTGTTCCACAGGTGGGTGCGCACCACGTCCAGCATTCGCGCATCTCCAAGTAATTTGGCTTTGCGCCACGCCAGCGCCCGCCGGGCATTGTCGGAGTCGGTCAGCAGCAGGGTCAGGGTGCGGTCCGTGACCTCCAGTTTTTCCAGGCCCAGCAGGCCGGTGATCCACGTTTCCGGGGTAGTGACCACCACGCCCTGCAACTCCAGTTCCGGCAGGATTCGCGCCGCGTAAGCCGCCAGTACCCGGTTGGGCATCAAGACCATGCACGCTTCGGGCCGCGCCTGGTGAATGCCCCGGTCACGGTTCGTCATCCAGGCCAGGCGGTGAAAGCCGATGGTGGTTTTCCCGCTTCCCGCCGCGCCCTGAATAATCACGGGCGTGCCGGCGGGGTAACGCATGGCCTCGTTCTGCTCGGGTTGCAGCGTCTCCACCACGTCGCGCATGCCGGCCGTGCTCTGCTCCTGCAGGCGGCGCAGCAGCACTTCCTCGCGCCCGCCGGTGTCGCCGCCCTGCTCGTCGTCGTACAGGTCGGTCACGCGCAGCAGGTGCTTGTGCGCCACGTCCAGTTGCCGCCGCCGCTTGATGACCCCCTGACCGCCACGCCGGGGTGTCCAGCCCAGCGCGTCCGAGTAGAACAGGCTGCCCACCTCGGACTCCCAGCTGACGACGCTGTGCGCGCCTTTGGTATCCAGAAAAGCGTGCTTGCCGATGTAAAGTGTCTGCTCACGCCCGCCCACCCGCACCTTCAGGCTCCCGAAGTAAGGCTGATGAACGTGCACACTCAGCATGGCCGCGTGTTCCTCGGAGGTGTCCGCCATCGTCACGCTCGTTTCCAGGTCGGCCCCGGTGTTCCGATCCCGGTCTTCCCAGAACTCGATCTGACGGATCATCGCCGCGACCGTCTCGGTTAAATGCTCGCTTTCAACCTCAAAATCAGGGTGAACTTTCTGGGGGCGTTCCGCAACAGACATAACGAGAAGGGTAAAGCGTAAAGGCAGAAGGGTAAAGGGCCACCGGTTCCCGGCCCTCTGCTACCTTTCATCTGTGAGCCGCCCGAAGAACGTCAACGAGAAGAAGCAGAAGGTCAGGTTCTCCTGCGCGGCTGGGCGGGAGAAGGCCGCCCCGCTGGGGGAGGGCGCTTACGGGGATGTCCGCCCGGCCCTGCTGCCGCCGCGCCTGGATGGACTGCGGGCCCTGACGAAACCGGGCGTCCGGGGCTTCCCGGAGGTCGACGCGGCGCAGGCGCTGCTGGCGGGCACCCTGCGCAAAGATCGGGTCAAGGGCGAGGTGCTGGACCTGACGGCGATGGGCGGCCTGCTCGCCAGCCTGCCGGGCGTGACGTTGCGGGCAGTGGAGGGTTCCGCGCCCGCGCTGACGGTGTTGCGCGGCGCCGGTCTGGAACCGCAGGCGGCGGTGCCGGGCGACCCGTTGTCGGAACGCTGGCCGGAAAAGGCGAAAACGGTGGCGCTGGTGCTGGCGGGCGATCGGGGAAACGCCTACGCGCTCGCGCAGGTAGCCTGGGCGCACGCGAACACGCCCCCTGGCGGCACGCTTTACATCGCGGGCGACCGCGATAAAGGCTTCGACCGTTACGTCCGCGCGGCCGGAGCCGCCTTCGGCACGGGGGAAACAGTGGCGCGTGACGGCGGCATGCGCGTGGCGAAACTGGTGCGCCGTCCCGGCCCCACGCCGCCTCTGCCGCCCGCCGAGACTTACGAGGAAGACGGTCTGAAGGTCGTGGGCTTACCGGGGGTGTTCAGCGCCGCGAAACCGGACAGGGCGACCGCCCTGCTGCTGCGCGAGCTGGAGGGCCTGGACTTCAGCGGTCAAAGGGTGCTTGATCTGGGGTGCGGCACGGGCCTGATCGGCGCTTGGGCCGCAAAACGCGGGGCGGAGGTGACGCTGGTGGACGCCGACCTGCAAAGTGTCCGCAGCGCCCAGGCCACCCTGGATGCCAACGGTCTCGCCGGCGAGGTGCTTCACTCCGACGTCGGTGCCGAGCTCGGAGAGCGGCTGTTCGACGTGATTCTCACCAACCCTCCCTTTCATGTGGGGCGCGGTGTGGTGCTGGACGTGGCGCGGGAATTTATCGCCAGCGCGAACAAGCACCTCAAGCCCGGCGGCACGCTGTACGTCGTGGCGAATGAGCCGCTGCCCTACGAGAAACCTCTTGCCGACGTGGGGAACGTGGAGGAATGGGTACGTGAAGCGGGCTTCAAGGTCTTGAAAGTCAAGAAGCCTGAATAAAAGGGCACCTTTTCCTGGTTTCTATCGTATTCTGTGCTGTCCATACTGCCTTCTCCTCTTTCCTCGTCTTCAGCGCAGTGAGCCAACCCCTCTCCAAACCACCAATTTCGGCTAGTCCGTCCCTGTTTGCTAGACTGACGCGCTCCGGTCATGCCGTTCACCGCGCGGCGTGACCCAAAGGATTCCCGTTCTCTTCACTTTTTTCTGTCGCAGGAGGCTGCATGGCACCTGAAAGTAAACCCCGCACCCGCAGTAAAGTTACCGCCCCGGCCCCTGTTCAGGAAGAACCCAGGATCAAGACCGTGGAGAAACCCCGCGCCCGCACCAAGGCGGCGCGCCAGAGTGATGAGGTCACCGAAGCGAAAGCCCAGGCTCAGGCTGCGCCCGCCAGGAAGCCAGCCGCAGAAAAGCCGGTGAAGGCTGCCCCGGCACCGAAGGAAACGAAAGCGCCTGCCAGGAAACCTGCCGCCAAGAAAGCCGCCGACCAGGCCGATGACGCAGCGGCTGCCAGTTCTGGAGCTGCCAAGCCCAAAACGGCCAAGCCCAAAGCGGCCAGGGCCACCAAAAAGGCCGGCGAAGTTCCCGCTGATGGGAGCAGCGGCGCTGAGGCTCCGGCAAAAGGGAAAGCGGCGGCCAAAGCCCCTGCCAAGGCCAGCGTGGCCAAAGCGGCTCCTGCCAAAGGCGGCAGCGCCGAGAAGCCGTACTACGCGCATGCCAGCATTCAGGAACTGCTGAAAGCCGGCAAGGCCGCCGGGGTGCTGTCCAGCGAGGAAATCGCGGCGGCCCTCAGCACCGCCATGGAAGCCAACGGGCTTGACCCGGAAAGCGGCGAGGCCTTCGAGGACATGCAGCTGTTCCTGGCTGGACAGAACATTGAAGTGCAGGACCTCGACGAGGACGAAGAGGAGGAGGGCGATGAGCTGGAGGGCGAAGAGACCACCGCCGCCGCCAGTGACGACGACGAGGAGAAATACTTCGACGACATGCCCCGCGCCGTCAGCAACGACCCGGTGCGCCAGTACCTGCATGAGATCGGGCGCGTCTCGCTACTGACTCTGGAAGAAGAAATTGCGCTGGCCCGCCGCATCGAGGAAGGCGAGGAAGCCCGCAAAGTGCTGGACGAGGACGTGGAACTGGACGACCGGGGCCGCCGCCGCCTGATGCGCCAGATGGAAGACGGCGCGGCGGCCCGCCAGGGCTTGATCGAGGCCAACCTGCGCCTGGTAGTCAGCATTGCCAAGAAGTACACCGGGCGTGGCCTGGGCTTCCTGGACCTGATTCAGGAAGGCAACCAGGGCCTCATTCGCGCGGTGGAGAAGTTCGAGTACCGCCGCCGCTACAAGTTCTCCACCTACGCCACGTGGTGGATTCGTCAGGCCATCAACCGCGCCATCGCCGATCAGGCGCGCACCATCCGCATCCCGGTGCACATGGTCGAGACCATCAACAAGCTTACGCGCACGGCCCGGCAGCTCCAGCAGGAACTGAGCCGCGAGGCCACGCACGAGGAGATCGCCGAGGCGATGGGACCGGGCTGGGACGCCGCGAAAGTCGAGGAAGTCCAGAAAGTCAGCCAGGAGCCAGTGTCCCTCGAAACGCCTATCGGTGACGAGAAGGACAGCTTCTACGGCGACTTCATTCCCGACGAGAACCTCGATAGCCCAGTGGACAACGCTGCCAAGACGCTGCTCAGCGAGGAACTGGAGAAAGCCCTGTCCAAACTGACGGAGCGCGAGGCCATGGTCTTGAAGTTCCGCAAAGGTCTGGTGGACGGCCGCGAACATACGCTGGAGGAAGTGGGCCAGCGCTTCAACGTGACCCGTGAACGCATCCGCCAGATCGAGAACAAGGCCCTGCGCAAGCTGAAGTACCACGAGAGCCGCACCCGCAAACTCCGCGACTTCCTCGACTGAACCACCAAGTCTGTGCGCCGCTCCGGTCAACCGACCCGGGCGGCGCTTCGTTAGGCCATTTCGCCTAAGGGTGGCGGGAATCTGGCCGATGCGTTTCTGAAGTCTTTTCCGCACACTGGCTGCATGACCACGACTACTGTGAACATTTCACCTTTCGACCCGATGACGGCGCCAGACTCCCAGAAGCTCGCGGTGGGGCAATTGCTGGCCGACGCCTACGCTTTTGCTTATCCGGACGACCCACCCCTTTTGCCGGAAAAAGAAGCCCTCAGCCTCACCCACCTGACCCCCGGTGAACGGGCCGAGCACTTCGTGATCTGGGACGGTCTGATGGCAAAGGCGTGGGGGAGTCTCAGTTTCGACACGACACAGAACCTGCACGTCGCCCACGCACGCCTCTTCGTTCACCCCAGGTGCCGCCGTGAAGGACTGGCAACGGCCCTTCGCGGCGAACTGGAGCAGGTGGCGCGGCGTGAGGGACGCAGCACCGTTACCTTCGGCACCAGTTCCAGAGCCCCGGCAGGTGAGGCGTTCGCCCAGCAGCTGCACGCCCAGCCTGCCCTGCCCATGAAGGTCAGCCGCCTGGACATTCCCAGCGTGTCCCAGGAGTTGCTGCGGGCGTGGCAGGTTCGCCCCGCGAACGACCCGTACACCCTGCACGTCTGGACGCGCATTCCCGAAGCGCACCTGGAGCGCATGGCCGACATGATGATGGTCATGAACACCGCCCCCAAAGGTGACCTGGACATGGAGGACTGGGTCATCACTCCCGAGATGATTCGCGCCTGGGAAGGCATGATCGCGGAAGCGGGCGAGGTGCGCTACCTGATGGCCGTGGAGGACAGCCG
The genomic region above belongs to Deinococcus fonticola and contains:
- a CDS encoding GNAT family N-acetyltransferase, which encodes MNWPQAQPIETPNLELEPLTQEHAAEMVGVLSSPNLYTFTGGEPPSLEELTSRYARQSRGHSADETQGWLKWIIREKSSGQAIGYVQATLEVNEGEFIADVAWVIGEPFQGHGWAAEAALGMVGWLLKQQIRTVRANINPENVASIRIAKRLEMHRTGERVDGEEQWAI
- a CDS encoding HelD family protein, with amino-acid sequence MSVAERPQKVHPDFEVESEHLTETVAAMIRQIEFWEDRDRNTGADLETSVTMADTSEEHAAMLSVHVHQPYFGSLKVRVGGREQTLYIGKHAFLDTKGAHSVVSWESEVGSLFYSDALGWTPRRGGQGVIKRRRQLDVAHKHLLRVTDLYDDEQGGDTGGREEVLLRRLQEQSTAGMRDVVETLQPEQNEAMRYPAGTPVIIQGAAGSGKTTIGFHRLAWMTNRDRGIHQARPEACMVLMPNRVLAAYAARILPELELQGVVVTTPETWITGLLGLEKLEVTDRTLTLLLTDSDNARRALAWRKAKLLGDARMLDVVRTHLWNKFNAAIQGQSFSERVEVRGRDPQTVTFTEAQLFGLLHDVFAADPLDGYRAGYRRLLEEQALAQLNVPENEEISAQRQLSTPFTTLLGRIFASTTPVTEARRLLTDQAALGASGLLTEKEIRLLLADPLSGIPAPRRAHADVTELPLMLAVQAFTGGIGRVVGRTLEPFDHVVLDEAQDYSPLLYALLQRAARTGHITALGDLNQGMHGYKGPSSWEAVQEQLSGAQVLTLSRTFRSTRQITGLGARIASTYNRAADVRGVDRDGPEVQRYSGQADERPLIAQAVKDARAAGHTNIAIVTRRAADADRLSEELREFDTDAQPITTQEHRYKGGLVILPVNLAKGLEFSAAIVAGANEQTYDNAVEYERRLLYVAASRALHWLALTSAGEMHELVR
- a CDS encoding methyltransferase; protein product: MSRPKNVNEKKQKVRFSCAAGREKAAPLGEGAYGDVRPALLPPRLDGLRALTKPGVRGFPEVDAAQALLAGTLRKDRVKGEVLDLTAMGGLLASLPGVTLRAVEGSAPALTVLRGAGLEPQAAVPGDPLSERWPEKAKTVALVLAGDRGNAYALAQVAWAHANTPPGGTLYIAGDRDKGFDRYVRAAGAAFGTGETVARDGGMRVAKLVRRPGPTPPLPPAETYEEDGLKVVGLPGVFSAAKPDRATALLLRELEGLDFSGQRVLDLGCGTGLIGAWAAKRGAEVTLVDADLQSVRSAQATLDANGLAGEVLHSDVGAELGERLFDVILTNPPFHVGRGVVLDVAREFIASANKHLKPGGTLYVVANEPLPYEKPLADVGNVEEWVREAGFKVLKVKKPE
- the rpoD gene encoding RNA polymerase sigma factor RpoD; this translates as MAPESKPRTRSKVTAPAPVQEEPRIKTVEKPRARTKAARQSDEVTEAKAQAQAAPARKPAAEKPVKAAPAPKETKAPARKPAAKKAADQADDAAAASSGAAKPKTAKPKAARATKKAGEVPADGSSGAEAPAKGKAAAKAPAKASVAKAAPAKGGSAEKPYYAHASIQELLKAGKAAGVLSSEEIAAALSTAMEANGLDPESGEAFEDMQLFLAGQNIEVQDLDEDEEEEGDELEGEETTAAASDDDEEKYFDDMPRAVSNDPVRQYLHEIGRVSLLTLEEEIALARRIEEGEEARKVLDEDVELDDRGRRRLMRQMEDGAAARQGLIEANLRLVVSIAKKYTGRGLGFLDLIQEGNQGLIRAVEKFEYRRRYKFSTYATWWIRQAINRAIADQARTIRIPVHMVETINKLTRTARQLQQELSREATHEEIAEAMGPGWDAAKVEEVQKVSQEPVSLETPIGDEKDSFYGDFIPDENLDSPVDNAAKTLLSEELEKALSKLTEREAMVLKFRKGLVDGREHTLEEVGQRFNVTRERIRQIENKALRKLKYHESRTRKLRDFLD
- a CDS encoding GNAT family N-acetyltransferase produces the protein MTTTTVNISPFDPMTAPDSQKLAVGQLLADAYAFAYPDDPPLLPEKEALSLTHLTPGERAEHFVIWDGLMAKAWGSLSFDTTQNLHVAHARLFVHPRCRREGLATALRGELEQVARREGRSTVTFGTSSRAPAGEAFAQQLHAQPALPMKVSRLDIPSVSQELLRAWQVRPANDPYTLHVWTRIPEAHLERMADMMMVMNTAPKGDLDMEDWVITPEMIRAWEGMIAEAGEVRYLMAVEDSRSGQLDGYTEVFWDAERSALVYQGATAVRPAARGLGLGKWLKAAMLRHVQEHCPGARWIRTNNANVNEAMLGINVSMGFEPWAQFTEWQLKLPQ